In Necator americanus strain Aroian chromosome IV, whole genome shotgun sequence, the following proteins share a genomic window:
- a CDS encoding hypothetical protein (NECATOR_CHRIV.G16722.T1): protein MIIERSLWGGRRVAPPSKKAAERRVLHNLLVCRTDALRNVERYHQFDGAMTRTRRKSQNQAKGYGGFFPNASILHLENIRSSATNTPSMPE, encoded by the exons ATGATTATTGAACGTTCACTATGGGGCGGTCGACGGGTCGCGCCGCCATCGAAAAAAGCGGCAGAAAGACGA GTCCTTCATAATTTGTTGGTCTGCCGGACAGATGCGCTGCGAAATGTGGAAAGGTACCACCAATTCGACGGAGCTATGACGAGAACTCGGcgaaaatcacaaaatcag gcaaaAGGTTACGGAGGTTTCTTtccaaacgcgtcaattctacatttggagaatattcgatcatcagctacaaacactccttcgatgccagaataa
- a CDS encoding hypothetical protein (NECATOR_CHRIV.G16724.T1), with protein sequence MDKSFQRFSRPKYDMLSCRVEKVLDEGQPCEQAGFRKGFSTIDHVHTVSKLIKVSREYKMPSCLTFIDLKKPSTQLRRKQNTMQKLEWDYMGVKVDGRQLHYLHFADDIVLITPSISQAERILTEFDEICGCIM encoded by the exons atggacaagtcattccagaggttctcccgtccgaaatacgacatgctatcatgtcg ggttgaaaaagtcttggatgaaggacagccatgcgagcaagcagggtttcgaaaaggattcagcacgattgaccacgttcacactgtttcgaaactcatcaaagtatcacgagagtacaagatgccgtcctgtctcaccttcatcgacttgaagaagccttcgactcagttgagacggaagca GAATACAATgcaaaagttggaatgggactacatgggagtgaaggttgatggtcggcagctacactaTTTgcactttgctgatgacatcgtactgataacacctagcatcagccaagcggaaagaatactgaccgaattcgacgaaatatGTGGATGCATCATGTGA